One window of the Yamadazyma tenuis chromosome 6, complete sequence genome contains the following:
- the SIM1 gene encoding putative secreted beta-glucosidase sim1 (EggNog:ENOG503Q3M9; COG:S; CAZy:GH132), which yields MKFLLPISALLSLAMAAPANHNHQHVHLNKRAVVTTVVYVDVQGHTIQGPDATSTAAIASSIVETTSTSSTPTPTSTSTQADSTQAASTQAASSTQAASSAPQSTETSSSSGSSSGSGGISGDLGNFVDPTEKFEDGVYDCDTLPTGQGVIAIDWLSNLNGGFSSIMNENGDTSSTCQDGYYCSYACQAGMSKTQWPSEQPSSGISVGGLYCKNGKLYKSNSNSDYLCEWGTQNANFVSEISKDVAICRTDYPGSENMNIPTLLSAGGTAPVSVVDSSTYYTWKGGKTSTQYYVNNAGVSVEDGCIWGTDGSGVGNWAPVVLGAGTTDGNTYLSLIPNPNNEEQPNYNIKIVAADGGSVIGDCKYENGQYNGSGSDGCTVTLTSGSAKFVFY from the coding sequence ATGAAGTTTTTGTTACCTATTTCCGCCTTATTGTCTTTGGCTATGGCTGCTCCTGCTAACCATAACCATCAACACGTTCATTTGAACAAGAGGGCTGTAGTCACTACTGTGGTTTACGTCGACGTCCAAGGACACACCATCCAAGGCCCAGATGCCACTTCCACTGCGGCCATTGCTTCCTCGATTGTCGAAACTACCAGTACCTcgtcaactccaactccaacttcaacgtCTACCCAGGCTGACTCCACCCAGGCTGCCTCTACCCAGGCTGCCTCTTCCACTCAAGCTGCTAGTTCTGCTCCACAATCAACTGAAActtctagttcttctggttcttctaGTGGTTCTGGTGGTATTTCCGGTGACTTGGGTAACTTTGTTGACCCAACCGAAAAGTTTGAAGACGGTGTCTACGATTGTGATACTCTTCCAACCGGTCAAGGTGTTATTGCCATCGACTGGctttccaatttgaatgGTGGTTTCTCTTCCATCATGAACGAAAACGGTGATACCTCTTCCACCTGTCAAGACGGTTATTACTGTTCCTACGCTTGTCAAGCTGGTATGTCCAAAACCCAATGGCCATCCGAACAACCTTCCAGTGGTATTTCTGTTGGTGGTTTGTACTGTAAGAACGGTAAGTTGTACAAATCCAACTCTAACAGCGACTACTTGTGTGAATGGGGTACCCAAAATGCTAactttgtttctgaaaTTAGCAAAGATGTTGCTATCTGTAGAACTGATTACCCAGGTTCTGAAAACATGAACATCCCAACCTTGTTGTCTGCTGGTGGAACTGCTCCAGTTTCTGTTGTCGACTCTTCTACCTACTACACTTGGAAAGGAGGAAAGACTTCCACCCAATATTACGTTAACAATGCCGGTGTTTCTGTCGAAGATGGATGTATTTGGGGTACTGACGGTTCTGGTGTTGGTAACTGGGCTCCAGTTGTCTTGGGTGCCGGAACTACGGACGGTAACACTTACTTGTCTTTGATTCCAAACCCTAACAATGAAGAACAACCAAACTACAATATCAAGAttgttgctgctgatgGTGGTTCTGTTATTGGTGACTGTAAGTACGAAAATGGCCAATACAATGGTAGCGGTTCCGACGGTTGTACTGTCACCTTGACTTCTGGCTCTGCCAAGTTTGTCTTCTACTAG
- the atg12 gene encoding Ubiquitin-like protein (COG:U; BUSCO:EOG09265EKJ; EggNog:ENOG503P4G5) gives MSLHSDQDSSESGDGVEDSLNGEKIGSIDLKPDTLTTSIVLSRPYTNDNDHQKKADYSEDNENNKEVSNDKYGNSDHDNKNHDKESFLGSKQMFLDSLVHDEKITIRFKAVGSTPSVNPKIFKISSSSSVSVLIKFLCNRLKSKTIYVYISNSFQPNPDENLGQLYQMFGVNNELIINYCNSIAFG, from the coding sequence ATGTCGTTGCATAGTGACCAGGATTCTAGTGAATCGGGAGACGGAGTTGAAGATAGTTTGAACGGAGAGAAGATTGGCCTGATTGATCTCAAGCCAGACACTTTAACCACTTCTATCGTACTTCTGCGACCCTATACGAATGATAAtgaccaccaaaaaaaGGCAGACTACAGTGAAGACAATGAGAACAATAAAGAGGTCAGTAATGACAAATATGGTAACAGCGATCATGACAACAAAAACCACGATAAAGAGTCGTTTCTAGGGTCGAAACAGATGTTTCTCGATTCTTTAGTCCATGACGAGAAGATCACAATTCGGTTTAAAGCTGTCGGATCAACGCCCTCCGTAAACCCCAAGATCTTtaagatatcatcaagcTCGTCTGTGAGTGTATTGATAAAGTTTCTCTGTAATCGGTTGAAGCTGAAAACCATATACGTTTACATCTCCAATTCGTTCCAGCCTAATCCAGATGAGAATTTGGGGCAATTGTACCAGATGTTTGGGGTTAATAACGAATTGATTATCAATTACTGCAATTCAATTGCCTTTGGATAG
- a CDS encoding uncharacterized protein (EggNog:ENOG503Q3MW; COG:S), whose translation MSDSESVGGSSVTTIESLPFETIISNIKESVAETIESEDYLSYSTILDIYLSDPSKYTTDERETLLQTVLDVLNENPKLTYEIGWDLPSLLIAFFESDFKFDTALRHSPCSVRVFYIFNCLAKLGNHKELFLKCCELLSTVKLEDIDVSSDDDSVRERFLYLKLYSLYELINTNLKNIETLYPSRFLSMCISSFLNSIYISLDRTRDMEFYFKRIYSFVRNYNAMPLPKDHGLSKEELQKVIADEEYLQRKLLQGFVSNAIFLIGRHWIPSSAHNYIGSIVNRPTEDSTLLVIDRLYELCMSFDMDLDKVFTDIIVSTHEIFHKFDLTINEDDVLSEMFEKLVVDYQENLFTNIINKDLKEIEISKLGCLLYHARSVAFDTKKNHFPVNLSFTDAVMLTLRLIVPMLVSPNFNNNSVKDLVVFWSWYAIEKSTFEKKNLTLEVSAIPKVYLTTYCSMLLFICSSCPSSDLKDFRFDTLTLVSKVLASAPEQTSYTIILDSLRNCPLENMKAALIGVLKELFTKDKATDDDLESDLKSLALDSDERTSNPPALPSRDVKKSTKYLTLTENRFLDVLDLIDTTIESSFIEVENDQDSETETETDDVKYYRINSGPLNTLSAELNLLVILKSYDAFKAHQNRVDSIISNFNKILSTAKSQFKGSSNELNVFEMLSITVDRITI comes from the coding sequence ATGTCCGATTCAGAAAGTGTGGGAGGTTCGTCTGTGACAACCATCGAAAGTTTACCATTTGAAACCATTATTTCCAACATCAAAGAGTCAGTGGCGGAGACTATTGAGTCTGAGGATTATTTGAGCTATAGTACCATCCTTGATATCTATCTATCGGATCCATCAAAATACACCACAGATGAGAGAGAGACTTTGTTACAGACAGTTCTAGATGTGTTGAATGAAAACCCAAAGTTGACATACGAAATTGGCTGGGACTTGCCCAGTCTTTTGATTGCGTTTTTTGAACtggacttcaagtttgataCTGCGTTAAGGCATTCTCCTTGTAGTGTCCGTGTATTCTACATATTTAATTGTTTGGCCAAGCTTGGTAATCACAAGgagttgtttttgaagtgCTGTGAGTTGTTATCCACCGTTAAATTAGAAGATATTGATGTGTCaagtgatgatgatagtGTGAGGGAGAGATTCCTTTACTTGAAATTGTATCTGTTATATGAATTGATTAACACCAATCTCAAGAATATTGAAACTCTTTATCCTTCTCGGTTCTTATCTATGTGCATATCTTCATTCCTCAATTCAATTTATATCAGTTTGGATCGGACTAGAGACATGGAATTTTACTTCAAGAGAATTTATAGTTTTGTCAGGAATTATAATGCTATGCCATTGCCTAAGGACCATGGATTATCGAAAGAGGAATTGCAAAAGGTTATAGCAGATGAAGAGTACTTGCAAAGGAAGCTTCTACAAGGGTTTGTGTCGAATGCAATCTTTTTAATAGGAAGACACTGGATCCCAAGCCTGGCACATAATTACATTGGTTCAATTGTTAATCGTCCTACGGAGGATTCCACTTTGCTTGTCATAGACAGATTGTATGAATTGTGTATGAGCTTTGATATGGATTTGGACAAAGTCTTTACAGACATTATTGTGTCTACCCATGAAATATTCCACAAATTTGATTTGACCATAAACGAAGATGATGTTTTAAGCGAAATGTTCgaaaagttggtggtggactaTCAAGAAAACCTCTTCACAAACATCATAAATaaggatttgaaagagATTGAAATCAGCAAGTTGGGATGTCTTCTTTACCATGCACGCTCAGTTGCATTTGAtacaaagaagaaccatTTTCCTGTTAATCTCAGTTTCACTGATGCTGTGATGTTAACTTTAAGATTGATTGTCCCTATGCTAGTCAGTCCTAATTTCAATAATAATTCTGTTAAGGACTTGGTGGTCTTTTGGTCATGGTATGCAATCGAAAAACTGacctttgaaaagaagaatttaACTTTAGAGGTCAGTGCCATTCCTAAGGTATATTTGACTACCTACTGCCTGATGTTGTTATTTATCTGTTCCTCTTGTCCTTCGctggacttgaaggactttAGGTTTGACACCTTGACCTTGGTATCTAAAGTTTTGGCTTCAGCACCCGAACAAACCAGTTATACCATTATCTTGGATTCTTTGAGGAATTGTCCTTTGGAAAATATGAAGGCTGCTTTGATCGGTgttttgaaagaattgtTTACCAAAGATAAGGCTACTgatgatgatcttgaactGGATTTGAAACTGTTGGCCTTGGATCTGGATGAGAGAACCTCAAACCCTCCTGCTTTACCATCTCGTGATGTTAAGAAATCCACCAAATATTTGACGTTGACTGAAAATAGGTTTTTGGATGTCTTGGATCTAATTGATACAACTATTGAAAGCTCTTTCATTGAAGTGGAAAATGACCAAGATTCGGAAACTGAAACAGAAACTGATGATGTGAAGTATTACAGAATTAACAGTGGGCCATTGAATACTTTGTCTGCTGAATTGAACCTTTTGGTTATCTTGAAGAGCTATGATGCTTTCAAAGCCCACCAAAATAGAGTTGATTCAATAATCTCAAACTTTAACAAGATTTTGTCGACCGCTAAATCTCAGTTCAAGGGTTCATCAAATGAGTTGAATGTCTTTGAGATGCTTTCAATTACAGTAGATAGAATCACCATTTGA
- the HPC2 gene encoding HIR complex subunit (EggNog:ENOG503P14K; COG:S): MVLSRDSTPSVEEIYPESKRVDLTDQVLKFRTSFQIEIPSKTSISSIMNYDKPLVEDPVEVLVSSPQKKKPAPKKIEPKKQEKRKLEKKPVTANKKKKTPEAPAKPVVKFKEPVSVPPPEIIEIDSSKKEKTENETDKELEESAIDKGNNVKEKEKEKPKEPERSTNNILEPPEKKEKKDLPIIALNIPLIDPKNPKFGQSEVVVNVLKLAEDKYGWSVVHPEAKSAIDTMDDLIDDDDDNDNDNDNDNENENEDDENEEEERKKDESKKEENKKEDSKKEENLSEEQLVRRHEAKMARKVGKYDFEDPFIDDDELQWEEKISSTKEGFFVYWGPLIEERNVKKPTKKR, from the coding sequence ATGGTTCTCAGTCGAGACTCAACTCCCctggttgaagaaatctATCCAGAGAGTAAACGAGTTGACTTGACTGAccaggtgttgaagttcagAACCAGTTTCCAGATCGAAATACCCAGCAAGACTTCTATAAGTTCAATCATGAACTATGATAAGCCATTAGTTGAGGATCCAGTAGAGGTGTTAGTGTCTTCGccacaaaagaagaagccagCTCCCAAGAAAATCGAGCCGAAGAAgcaagaaaagagaaagttaGAGAAGAAGCCTGTCACAgccaacaagaagaagaaaactccTGAAGCACCTGCCAAGCCTGTAGTTaaattcaaagaaccaGTTTCTGtcccaccaccagaaaTAATCGAAATTGACTCTtcgaagaaagaaaaaacGGAAAATGAGACCGACAAAGAGCTAGAAGAATCTGCAATTGATAAAGGAAATAAtgtcaaagaaaaggagaAAGAGAAACCCAAGGAACCAGAAAGGTCTACCAATAATATTCTTGAACCACCTGAAAAaaaggagaagaaagacCTTCCCATAATAGCATTAAATATTCCATTGATTGATccaaagaacccaaaatTTGGTCAATCTGAAGTAGTTGTGAATGTCTTGAAGCTTGCTGAGGATAAATATGGGTGGTCAGTTGTTCATCCGGAAGCGAAGTCAGCAATCGATACCATGGACGACTTAattgacgatgacgacgacAATGACAACGACAACGACAATGACAACGAAAAcgaaaatgaagatgatgagaatgaagaagaagaacgCAAAAAGGACGAAAGTAAAAAGGAAGAGAACAAGAAGGAAGATAgcaaaaaagaagagaattTATCTGAAGAGCAGCTTGTGAGAAGACATGAAGCTAAAATGGCTCGTAAGGTGGGCAAAtatgattttgaagatccaTTTATCGATGACGACGAATTGCAATGGGAAGAGAAGATTAGctccaccaaagaaggttTTTTTGTATATTGGGGTCCTTTGATCGAGGAAAGAAATGTGAAGAAGCCTACTAAGAAACGTTGA
- the PKP2 gene encoding putative protein kinase (COG:T; EggNog:ENOG503NVS5) yields the protein MLRSLGIRSCTKPCTGPQGNISIQLRTSTSSSKKPRAFPITPFSYIDEDFLSVVNRQEIAQHLDNLGPYPSYSNILNPQHFYQNEILMEYSRKDPHPVSLRQLAGYGKKLNKEKILNSANFVRLELPIRLAIRIRELQTLPFGIVNNFHFLQIYDSYYHSFNAFRKMPKITSLPENEKFCKQLSVLLDDHVFNLSHLMMGALEVSILQKFPQEELDEFMSSMIRSRISRRVIVEEHLSLTENYMSMPQEVKPPDYIGEMFDHCDAVTHLNVVAELVKNSMYPIYSNKENMPDLEIEGDLNVSFPFMKPHLHYLFGEILRNSYEATIRKHGTKTSKKLPPIKITIINTAQSIIFRVSDEGGGISHDKLANIWSFGKNPEFARKSLANFHRIPGLQLYSNLKVTAAGSSVIDEEMLNQTAIGDINSHSLTKSKKSTLERLITRSHEHKLGLGLPMCKVYADYWNGDLSMNSLEGYGSDTSLTLSKLGLYSSKTQLDRA from the coding sequence ATGCTCCGTAGCTTAGGTATTCGGAGCTGCACCAAACCGTGCACAGGACCCCAAGGAAATATTTCCATACAACTCAggacatcaacatcaagcTCAAAGAAGCCTCGTGCTTTTCCGATCACTCCATTCTCATATATCGATGAGGACTTCCTTTCGGTGGTGAACAGGCAAGAAATTGCTCAACATTTGGACAATTTAGGTCCGTATCCTTCGTACTCCAACATATTGAATCCTCAGCACTTTTATCAGAATGAAATTCTTATGGAGTATTCAAGAAAAGACCCACATCCAGTGTCTTTAAGACAACTAGCAGGTTATGGTAAGAAGCTCAATAAAGAAAAGATCTTAAACAGTGCTAACTTTGTAAGACTCGAGCTTCCAATAAGGTTGGCCATAAGAATAAGGGAGTTGCAAACCTTGCCCTTTGGAATTGTCAATAACTTTCACTTTTTACAAATTTATGACAGCTATTATCATCTGTTCAATGCCTTTAGAAAGATGCCTAAAATCACATCCCTTCCAGAGAATGAAAAGTTCTGCAAACAATTATCTGTATTATTGGATGATCATGTATTCAACTTGTCTCATTTGATGATGGGGGCTCTTGAGGTTTCCATTCTACAGAAATTTCCccaagaagagttggatgagTTTATGAGCTCAATGATCAGGTCAAGAATCAGTAGAAGagttattgttgaagaacatcttTCATTGACGGAAAACTACATGTCAATGCCCCAGGAAGTAAAACCACCGGACTATATTGGGGAAATGTTTGACCACTGTGATGCGGTTACTCATTTGAACGTGGTTGCTGAATTGGTAAAAAACTCCATGTACCCAATATATTCCAACAAGGAAAACATGCCCGACTTAGAGATTGAAGGTGATCTCAATGTATCTTTTCCGTTCATGAAACCTCACCTTCATTATTTATTCGGAGAGATCTTAAGAAACAGTTACGAAGCTACTATCAGAAAACATGGAACCAAAACATCCAAAAAACTTCCACccatcaaaatcaccatcaTAAACACTGCTCAAAGCATAATTTTTAGAGTAAGTGATGAAGGTGGAGGTATTAGCCATGATAAACTTGCCAATATTTGGTCGTTTGGAAAAAACCCCGAATTCGCCAGAAAATCTCTTGCCAATTTCCACCGGATTCCGGGGTTACAGTTGTATTCTAATTTGAAAGTTACTGCTGCTGGATCATCAGTAATAGACGAAGAGATGCTCAATCAAACAGCCATCGGAGATATCAATAGTCACAGtttgaccaagtccaagaagtctACATTGGAACGGTTGATCACAAGATCTCATGAACACAAGCTTGGACTCGGATTGCCTATGTGCAAAGTGTATGCAGACTACTGGAACGGAGATTTGCTGATGAACTCCCTTGAAGGATATGGCTCTGACACCAGCTTAACGTTGAGCAAGTTAGGATTATATAGTTCCAAGACCCAACTTGATAGAGCTTAA
- a CDS encoding uncharacterized protein (EggNog:ENOG503PI7X) — translation MNVTDRGYYTSTYLDTVNRPKGGRRIPSDSRSKRADISQGEPPIPHSQPAPRIPQTAVMPSPSTAMSNFEGPNVMPLSPEETQFTGFNDSVDTQPVAFDPDQLHEELTPAQLNVLQRQGPPAHRRRRRRPRSYYEDDGYDDDDSYYNDSAYHDYYYQDHRVRVPQAGARRPRQQKSSFSKKKGDDYYIAQKKRYDEAEFYKPKNYTHKTFRDVFTDADEESQKYNPMEFVFDDPEKLREQEQNQKIKKAFKTIQMRLGKDDYANYDYYDNKKTSTVTNDIFVTNNDSDGSDDEENKLEDIIGEGEEGRDAKERAKKKRNLKKLWKSTTKNLKKELGRDYFNNMEKQWVLEEEAKKRKDIEQIAKAQAAQELLDQSVNEPIITEPDDHTKSGANFYAGPKPDFHPMWNYILSWVAYQQPAVPDATGKAQATAAASLKQIEEPPHTEVKTLIKPAKPKSQPKSKPAKKGNNPDRIKVTKEQFKNFNKNMSKLKNMWNLPASNIFVGEAGGGNDGGSMKYIQMDSATFNESLPQSSAFNMPFDGNSQEFVIELEGDEQTMAEELYFNPQTGQLERQPPTSFSSLEFSERSLNKGSNFANNRALIDTTRGATTIISNINSLIKSIKLMKIIFAPIDVIAESFPNLQTVVIMVELIIFMWILYELSLLIDALCMMVKAVCAPMIAMGRFMNRIM, via the coding sequence ATGAATGTTACAGACAGAGGATATTATACGTCTACATACTTGGACACTGTCAATCGCCCTAAGGGTGGCCGACGAATACCATCTGACCTGAGATCAAAACGTGCCGATATTAGCCAAGGAGAGCCTCCTATTCCCCATTCTCAACCGGCGCCCCGAATTCCTCAAACCGCCGTAATGCCACTGCCTTCCACAGCCATGTCCAATTTCGAAGGCCCTAATGTGATGCCCCTTTCTCCTGAAGAGACCCAATTTACTGGTTTTAATGATTCTGTTGATACGCAACCAGTGGCATTTGATCCAGATCAATTGCATGAAGAGTTGACGCCGGCTCAGTTGAATGTGTTACAAAGGCAAGGACCTCCAGCTCACCGCAGACGTCGTCGTCGACCCAGAAGCTACTACGAAGACGACGGttatgatgatgatgatagtTACTATAATGATTCAGCCTACCATGACTACTACTACCAAGACCACCGTGTGAGGGTGCCACAGGCCGGTGCCAGGCGACCTCGACAACAAAAGTCTCTGTTCTCTAAAAAGAAAGGAGACGACTATTATATTGCCCAGAAGAAACGATACGATGAAGCAGAGTTCTACAAGCCCAAAAATTACACCCACAAGACGTTTCGAGATGTATTTACTGACGCTGATGAAGAACTGCAAAAGTATAATCCTAtggagtttgtgtttgatgatCCAGAGAAGCTCAGAGAACAGGAACAGAAccagaaaatcaagaaggCTTTTAAGACTATACAGATGAGGTTGGGCAAAGACGATTATGCCAACTATGACTATTACGACAACAAAAAGACCCTGACAGTTACCAATGACATCTTTGTTACCAACAATGATAGTGACGgttctgatgatgaagaaaataaGTTAGAAGACATTATTGGTGAAGGCGAGGAAGGAAGAGATGCCAAAGAGAGAGCCAAGAAGAAACGAAATCTTAAGAAGTTATGGaaatccaccaccaaaaatcTCAAGAAGGAGTTGGGTAGAGActatttcaacaacatggAAAAACAGTgggttttggaagaagaggctAAGAAACGAAAAGATATTGAGCAAATTGCTAAAGCACAAGCTGcccaagaacttcttgatcagCTGGTCAACGAACCGATTATCACAGAACCAGATGATCATACCAAATCAGGGGCTAATTTCTATGCTGGTCCCAAACCTGATTTCCACCCCATGTGGAATTATATCTTGTCATGGGTAGCATACCAGCAACCTGCAGTACCAGATGCAACTGGTAAAGCCCAAGCTACGGCTGCAGCGTCTTTGAAACAGATTGAAGAACCTCCCCACACTGAAGTGAAGACTTTGATTAAACCGGCTAAACCAAAATCTCAACCCAAATCAAAACCTGCTAAGAAGGGTAACAATCCCGATAGAATCAAGGTTACTAAGGAACAATTTAAGAATTTTAACAAGAATATGAGCAAGCTCAAAAATATGTGGAATCTACCTGCTTCCAATatatttgttggtgaagctggtggtggtaatgATGGGGGAAGCATGAAATATATTCAAATGGATTCAGCTACTTTCAACGAATCTTTACCACAATCTTCAGCATTCAATATGCCATTTGATGGGAATTCTCAAGAGTTTGTAATTGAGCTCGAAGGTGATGAACAGACCATGGCTGAAGAATTGTACTTCAATCCTCAAACCggtcaacttgaacgtCAACCTCCTACCTCATTCTCATCGTTGGAATTCTCAGAAAGATCCTTGAACAAAGGCTCAAATTTTGCCAATAATAGAGCATTGATTGATACTACCAGAGGAGCTACTACAATCATATCAAACATTaactctttgatcaaaagcataaagttgatgaagataataTTTGCACCCATTGATGTAATTGCCGAGTCGTTCCCTAATTTACAGACCGTTGTTATTATGGTGGAGTTGATAATATTCATGTGGATCTTATACGAGTTGAGTCTCTTGATTGATGCTTTGTGTATGATGGTAAAAGCGGTTTGTGCACCCATGATAGCTATGGGAAGATTTATGAACCGGATCATGTAG